TCAGATCGATGCCGGCGGAAAACGAATGGCCCTCACCCGAGACGACGACGACCCGAACCTCCGGATCGTCCTCGAGGGCCACCCCGACGGCCTTGAGCTCCCGCCACATCTCGAGCGACTGGGCATTCCGTTTGTCTGGCCGGTTGAGCCGGAGCCGGACGACGTGACCCTGCCGCTCGAGCAGGAGGGTCTGGTAGCTCACCGGGCCCCGATCTGCCCCCGCACCGCCGCGATCATCTTGACGGGGTCGAACCCGAGGCCCTCGCGGAAGACGAGTTCGACGTTCTTGATGTCGGCGATCCGGGTCGCGGGATTGCCGGTCACCAACACCAGATCGGCCACCTTGCCGACGGCCACCGAGCCGGTCTGGTCGAAAATACCTAACGCCTTGGCGCCGTTCGAGGAACCGATTTGAATGGCCTCGAGCGGGGTAAAGCCGGCCTCGACCAAGAGCTCGAGGTTCCGCTGGTTGCCGTAGCCGAACAAGGCCCCGCCGTTGCCGGTCGGGTCGACGCCGGAGCCGAGCAGTCCGCCGGCCCGCGCAAATGCCAACTCGTATTTCATACCGGTCTTGAAGATCTCGAGCGGAATCCCGCCGTTGCTCTCGGCAATCCGGGCCCGGGAGGTCAGGTACTCGGTCCGGGCGTCGGGCGACATGGCGTCGAGGACCCGTTGTTCGAGCGGCGGGCGGTTGGCCACGAACAGTTCATACACCACCAACGTCGAGGTCAGGGCCACGTTCCGGCCGATCATGTCCTTGAAGGTGGCCATGACTTCGGGCCCGTTCACATCGAGGCCGACATAGCTCTGCATCATGTTCGGCGAGCACTGGTCGGGGGTGCGGGTCTTGTCGTAGTCGGAGTTGGCGAAAAGCCCGTGTTCAAGCGCGTCCATGCCGAGTGCCACGGCTTCGCGATAGGGCACGGAGCAGAGGTGGCCCGTGAACTTGATCCCGCGCTTGTGGCCCTCGTCGATGGCCGCTTTCATAGCGGCCCGGCTGACGCCAGTATAGAACTTGAGCCAGGACACGCCTTCTTGGGCCCAATAGGCCACGACACGGCGAGCTTCGTCCTCGTCCTTGAGCCCGACCATCGTGCTGCCGAGTCCGTTCCCTGGGCCGGTCAGATAGGGCCCGGTGATGAACAACCGGGGACCGGGAAACTGGCCGCCCTCAATGGCGCGCCGGAGATTGAGCTCGGCGTACGGGTTATTGGCGCCGGTGGTCCGGATCGTGGTGACCCCGCTGGCCAGGTACAGCAGTGGCGCCGAGAAGCTCGACTGGACCGCCCGGCCTGAGGTGGTGTAGTAGCTGTGGTCGTGGAGGCCGACCATCCCGGGCAGCAGCGACTTGCCGGTGCCGTCGATGATCCGGGCCCCGGCCGGTGCGGCGCCGGTCCCGATCGAGGCAATCTTGCCCCCTGAAATCACCACCGTCCGGCCTTCGACCGGCGCGCCACCGACGCCGTCGATGACCCGGACGTTGGTAATCGCGACGATGGGGGCATCGACGGCCACGAATTGGGCCACCTGGGGCGACCGCTGGGCGGCGGCCATGGCGGTCGAGGACAAGGCAACGGCGGCGAGTGCAAACAGGGTTTTCGGCATGAGGCAAGGCTCCTTTGGGGCCCGGGGGCGAACGATTATACTGGACCGACGGAACAGCTAACGAGGATCGAACGTGGCGGACGAGCAATTGGCACTGGCATCATCCCGAGGGGCCCGATGGGCCTACCTTGCCGCCGGCCACTCGTTCCTGGCCCTCGGGATTGTCGGTGCCTTCGTGCCGCTCCTGCCCACCACGGTATTTCTGATTCTGGCCGCATCGTGCTACGCCCGGGCTTCCACCCGGTTCTACCACCGCCTGATGTCCCACCCAACCTTCGGTCCGATCGTCCGGGACTGGCGCGAGCACCGGAGCATGACCGTCCGCGCGAAACGCCTTGCCCTCGCGATGATCGGGGTCACGTTTGCCCTGACCCTTTGGATCATCCCGCTGGTCTGGGTCCGGGTCCTTCACATCCTGATCGGGGCCGCGCTCGTCTTCTTCATCCTCCGGATCAAAACCCGGCCCTAGAGAATGTACTTCCGGAGATCGTCGTCCGAAACGATCTTCGCCAGGCGGTCCCGGACTACGGCCGCATCGATCACAATCCGCTTCTCGAAATTCGGCAACTCGAACAACGCCTCGTCCATCAACGTGGCCATGACGGTATGGAGCCGCCGGGCGCCGATGTTCTCCATCCGCTCGTTGGCATGGGCCGCGATCCGGGCCAGCTCGGCAATCCCGTCATCGGTAAAGACCAACTCGGCCCCCTCCGCCCCGACCAGGGCCTGATACTGTTTGGTCAGCGCGTTCTCCGGCTCCTTCATGATCCGGATGAAGTCAGCCTCGGTGAGCGGGGTCAGCTCGACCCGGATCGGAAACCGGCCCTGAAGCTCCGGAATCAGGTCCGACGGCTTCGAAACATGGAACGCCCCGGCCGCAATGAATAGGATATGGTCGGTTCGGACATAGCCGTACCGAGTTTGGACCGTAGACCCCTCAACGATCGGCAGCAGGTCCCGTTGCACTCCCTCGCGGGAAATGTCCGGTCCGCCCGACTGGGACTTCTCGCCGGCAATCTTGTCGATTTCGTCGATGAACAGGATGCCGTGGTTCTCGACCCGGTCGAGGGCCTCGCTGACCACATCGTCCATGTCCACCATCCGGCGGAGCTCGTCGTCGATCAGGATCCGGCGGGCCTCGGGCACTTTGACCGTGCGGCGCTTTTTCCGCTTCGGCATCATTTCCTGGAGCCACTCGCCCCAGTTGACGTCAGCGCCTTCCATGCCCTGTGGCGGCTGGGGCATGAAGTCCATCGGCGCAAAGTTCTGGGCCTGAACCTCGACGTCCACTTCCCGTTCGTCGAGGCTCCCGTCGGCCAGCATCTGCTTCAGCTTCTCGCGAGACCGGAGCCGCCGGTCGGCCTCGGCGTCCTGCTGCTCCTTCGACACCGTGCCGCCGGGCGTCACGACAAACACCCCGGGCGAGTCGGCGGGGGGCTTGGATGACGGCGTCGACGGCGGAACCGGCGGCAGCAGCAAGTCGAGCAATTTCTCGTCGGCCTTCTGCTCGGCCTGATCGTAGACCTCATCCTCGCGTTCGGTCCGCACCAGACTGAGCGCGGCGTCGACCAGGTCGCGGACCATGGTTTCGACGTCGCGGCCAACGTAGCCGACCTCGGTGAACTTCGAGGCCTCGACCTTGATGAACGGCGCCCCGGCCAACCGGGCCAGCCGGCGGGCGATTTCGGTCTTCCCAACACCGGTCGGGCCGATCAGGATGATGTTGGACGGGGTGATCTCATCCCGAATCGACTCGGGCGCCTGACTCCGCCGCCACCGGTTCCTGACCGCAATGGCAATGGCCCGTTTGGCGGCGTCCTGGCCGACGATGTACCGGTCGAGCTCCGCCACGATCTGGCGGGGGGGCATTTCCTCGAGCCAGGGCTGAACCGGAGGCGCGTCCGGATCGGCCGGCGGCGGGGCGGGTTTCTCAGCCATCAGGCCGGCAATTCGAGGATCGAGAGCTTCTTGTTGGTGAAGACACAAATATCGGCCGCGATCTCGAGTGATCGCTGGACGATGGCCTTGGACGTCAGGGTTGGATCGGGCATCAACGCCCGGGCCGCGGCCAACGCATAGTTGCCACCCGACCCGACGGCCAGCACGCCATCGTCCGGCTCGAACAACTCGCCCGACCCGCTCACCAGATAGCTCCGGTCAATATCGGCCACGACCAGCATCGCTTCGAGCCGCCGGAGGACCCGGTCGCTCCGCCAATCCTTGGCCAATTCCACCGACGCCCGGCCCAGGTTGCCGGGGTAGCGATCGAGCTTTTCCTCGAATTTTTCGAGCAAGGTGACGGCGTCGGCCACCGAGCCGGCAAATCCGGCCAGGACCCGGCCGCCCTTGAGAGCCCGGATCTTGTTGGCGGTGGCCTTCATGACCGTGTCGCCCATGGTGACTTGGCCGTCGCCGCCTAACGCCACGCGCCCGTCTTTGCGGACGCAGAGAATGGTAGTGCCGTGAAACGCCATAACCGACTCCTAGCCCGCCCGAGGGTGGGCTTGTTTGTAAACGTCCTTGAGCCGCTGGACGCTGGTGTGGGTGTAGATCTGGGTGGTCGAGAGCGAGGCATGACCCAGCAGCTCCTGCACCGCCCGGAGATCGGCCCCGGCGTCCATCAGATGGGTCGCAAAGGTATGCCGAAGCGAGTGAACGCGCTGGCCCTCGATTCCCGCCCCCCGGTAGAGCCCATGGATCCGGCGCTGGACGCTCCGGGGCGACAACCGCCGGCCCTTGGGCGACACGAACAACGGTCGCTTTTCGCCCGACTTGGCCCGGACCACGACCTCCCGGGCCTCGAGATAGGTCCGGAGGGCCTGCTCGGCCTTCCGGCCCACCGGGACGATTCGCTCTTTGCGGCCTTTGCCCCGGACCCGGATCTGGTTCGAGAGCAGGTCGAGGTCGGCCACGTCGGCGCCGGCCAACTCCGAGAGCCGAAGCCCGCTCGAATAGAATAACTCGA
This sequence is a window from Gemmatimonadota bacterium. Protein-coding genes within it:
- a CDS encoding DUF454 domain-containing protein; protein product: MADEQLALASSRGARWAYLAAGHSFLALGIVGAFVPLLPTTVFLILAASCYARASTRFYHRLMSHPTFGPIVRDWREHRSMTVRAKRLALAMIGVTFALTLWIIPLVWVRVLHILIGAALVFFILRIKTRP
- the hslU gene encoding ATP-dependent protease ATPase subunit HslU, which produces MPPRQIVAELDRYIVGQDAAKRAIAIAVRNRWRRSQAPESIRDEITPSNIILIGPTGVGKTEIARRLARLAGAPFIKVEASKFTEVGYVGRDVETMVRDLVDAALSLVRTEREDEVYDQAEQKADEKLLDLLLPPVPPSTPSSKPPADSPGVFVVTPGGTVSKEQQDAEADRRLRSREKLKQMLADGSLDEREVDVEVQAQNFAPMDFMPQPPQGMEGADVNWGEWLQEMMPKRKKRRTVKVPEARRILIDDELRRMVDMDDVVSEALDRVENHGILFIDEIDKIAGEKSQSGGPDISREGVQRDLLPIVEGSTVQTRYGYVRTDHILFIAAGAFHVSKPSDLIPELQGRFPIRVELTPLTEADFIRIMKEPENALTKQYQALVGAEGAELVFTDDGIAELARIAAHANERMENIGARRLHTVMATLMDEALFELPNFEKRIVIDAAVVRDRLAKIVSDDDLRKYIL
- a CDS encoding tyrosine recombinase XerC, producing MTAPAAFLEEYLEHLTKERDQSPHTVKAYRRDLTAFIAFADEYYGGGWTWTSLDRLGLRGFLGEFDRRKLTRRSAARALSALRSFYRFLQVNHGITNGVARAARVPKIEKRLPTHLRKEETEALFASVAKAATTGEFIPVRDGAMIELFYSSGLRLSELAGADVADLDLLSNQIRVRGKGRKERIVPVGRKAEQALRTYLEAREVVVRAKSGEKRPLFVSPKGRRLSPRSVQRRIHGLYRGAGIEGQRVHSLRHTFATHLMDAGADLRAVQELLGHASLSTTQIYTHTSVQRLKDVYKQAHPRAG
- a CDS encoding enoyl-CoA hydratase/isomerase family protein codes for the protein MSYQTLLLERQGHVVRLRLNRPDKRNAQSLEMWRELKAVGVALEDDPEVRVVVVSGEGHSFSAGIDL
- a CDS encoding amidohydrolase, with the protein product MPKTLFALAAVALSSTAMAAAQRSPQVAQFVAVDAPIVAITNVRVIDGVGGAPVEGRTVVISGGKIASIGTGAAPAGARIIDGTGKSLLPGMVGLHDHSYYTTSGRAVQSSFSAPLLYLASGVTTIRTTGANNPYAELNLRRAIEGGQFPGPRLFITGPYLTGPGNGLGSTMVGLKDEDEARRVVAYWAQEGVSWLKFYTGVSRAAMKAAIDEGHKRGIKFTGHLCSVPYREAVALGMDALEHGLFANSDYDKTRTPDQCSPNMMQSYVGLDVNGPEVMATFKDMIGRNVALTSTLVVYELFVANRPPLEQRVLDAMSPDARTEYLTSRARIAESNGGIPLEIFKTGMKYELAFARAGGLLGSGVDPTGNGGALFGYGNQRNLELLVEAGFTPLEAIQIGSSNGAKALGIFDQTGSVAVGKVADLVLVTGNPATRIADIKNVELVFREGLGFDPVKMIAAVRGQIGAR
- the hslV gene encoding ATP-dependent protease subunit HslV, whose translation is MAFHGTTILCVRKDGRVALGGDGQVTMGDTVMKATANKIRALKGGRVLAGFAGSVADAVTLLEKFEEKLDRYPGNLGRASVELAKDWRSDRVLRRLEAMLVVADIDRSYLVSGSGELFEPDDGVLAVGSGGNYALAAARALMPDPTLTSKAIVQRSLEIAADICVFTNKKLSILELPA